The DNA segment CTGCAGCGGCCTGCCGAGCAGCGGCGGCACGCGGGTGAGCGGAAACGCCGACGCCGTGATCTCCGCCACGCGCAGCGATTCGACACGGCCTTCGCCCGTGAGCACGTTGCGCTCGCTCACGCTGGCGGCGCCGAGCTCCGCCACCGTCTTCAGAGACCGCCGCCAGATCGCGAAATCGTGGAGCACCTTCGGCTCCATGCGTGACGCCGCCATGTCCTGCGTCTCGAGGCGCACGACGCGGCCGCCTTCGTCGAAGGGCAGCCGCTTGTACAGCAGTTCGTCAGCGAGTTCGATGCCGACCGCCCCAATCGCAATGACACCCGCCACCGAGAAGCCCCCGATGATCGTGAGCGCGGGATGCTTCAGCAGCATACGCGCGCCCAGCTTCCAGTCGAGCCACGAGACCGCGGTCAGCGGACCGCGGCCCCCCGGTACCTCACCCACCGCCGTCATCGGGTCTCACCTCGCAGGCGCCCCTGAGCCTCTTCGACATGGTTACCTTCGCATCGTAAGGCGTGGGTGCCGCTCTCAATCCGGCTCCATGGAGTCGATGACAACCACCCTCCCGCACGACATTGCTTTATATCATAAAGTTATCTGTATTGAGAAAGTTCTCTGTGGCAAGAACCCCGTGGTGGTGTGCAACGGGAGGAGCACTGGGTGATTGTCGATCTGGTCGGCAAGGGTGGACATGGGCGAACCGTCCCGATCCCAACGTGGGTGAAGACTACTGTGGACGCGTGGACGGCGGCGGCTGACATCACGCACGGCCCGGTCTTCCGGGCGAGCAACAAGGCCGGGCGCGTTTGGGGAGACGGCATGTCGCCCAAGGTGCTTTGGGATGTCGTGCGTGCGGCGGCGACTCGCGCCGGCATCGACAAGTTGGCGCCGCACGATCTACGGCGCACGTGTGCCAGGCTGTGTCACCTCGCGGGTGGAGAACTGGACCAGATCCAGTTTCTCTTGGGGCACGTATCGATTCAGACGACCGAGCGCTACCTGGGATGCAAACAGAAGCTCCGGTCCGCCGTGAACGATCGATTGGGAATCGAACCGGATGCCGCTTGACCAGGGTCGTCGCCAGGGCGGATACTTCAATCCGCCCTGGCGACTTCTTAGGACCTTGTACTTGAAACCGGGCCGTATAGCTTGACCACTGCAATGGTAATGTTGGTGGGCCTCGCCGGTGCCTCGGTGCGACTATGCCGCTCGTCGCCAGCTCGGAAGGGCGAGACGGGGTGGGGTGATTGGAAGGCCTGCGGTTGCTCGGTGACGGCCCCAGCCCGGAACGAAGACGTCCCGGCTGGCACCTGTGATTCTACGGCTAGGTGGACGTGCGCCTGACATTCTCGGCCCGCGGGCCCTTCGGGCCGGCCGCGCCGAGGTCGAATTCCACGCTGTCGCCTTCGCGCAGCTTATCAATCCCCTCCCCATAGATGGCGCTTTGATGGAAGAAGTACTCCTGGCCTGCGCCGTCGCTGATGAATCCGAATCCTTTTTCTGTTCGCAACGTCTTGATCGTTCCTGTCATTGCTCTCCTTTGCTGCTCTGACCGATTCGCCACGACCAACGTCAGTAGGCGCCGCGCGGATCTGACCCGATTTCCCTATCTTCTCACGCTTCACCCCCCGAGCGGGGCCTGACGTGCAGGGCGTTTCCGGCCCGACAGAGGCTTGAGGGAGCTGCGCCGACGCCCACTGGTTCTGTCCTGACGCCGAAGGGGCTTTTCTATTCGCGGTCGAGCCGGTGGAAATCCCTTGGCGACTACTCAGGGGCGATTGGCCTTCGGCAAACGATATACTGGGCGCGACGCAGACGGTTTTCGGCGGATCCAGACGCTGAAACGTACATGCCACGAATTCTGGGCCGCGCACCCTCAGTGATCGTTGTCTTGATCTTAGTCTTCCCTGGGTGTGTGCCAGGGCATGACGAGCGTCAGCCCGAGAGACAGCAACCTGACGATGCTACCATCCGCGACATCCTGGCCAAGCGAGTGGACGCAAAGCAGAGCGTTGGGATTACGGTTGGCATCCACAATCTGCAGACTTCACGGTTTATCTCCTTCGGCACTTTCAATGGTCCCGGCACGTCAGCGGTCAGTGAAGAGACCATCTTCGAGATCGGTTCGATCACAAAGACATTCACGGCCACGGTACTGGCCGACATGGTGTCGCGGGGCGAGGTGGCTCTTGACGATGCAGTAGCTCGATACTTGCCGCCTCAAGTGCGCCTCCCGTCCCGCAACGGCAAGCAAATCACGTTACTCGATCTCGCCACCCACACATCGGGGTTGCCGGCTTTTCCGGCCAACATGGAACCTGCGGACAGCGGAAATCCATTTGCAGACTACACACAGCAACAGCTCTACGCCTTCTTGTCGAGCCACGAACTGGCGAGAGATCCCGGCGAGCAATACCAGTATTCGAACCTAGGGATGGCACTGCTCGGCCATGTTCTGGCACGGCGGACAGGCATGACATACGAAGCCTTGGTGCTCGAGCGCGTGCTCCGACCCTTGGACATGAACGACACGTGGATCGCTCTAACGCCTGCTCTTCGGCTTCGCTTCGCGCCTGGGCACGATGCGTCTCTCACTCTGCAGAAGTCGTGGGACATGCCAGCACTCGCCGGCTCAGGCGCATTTCGCTCCACCGCGCGCGACATGATGAAGTTTCTTTCGGCGTACTCTCGGCCGGCCGGCACATCGCTCGAACGTGTGGCCCCTCTCGCACTCGAACCGCGTCGTCCTGCTGAAGACGCATCCGTCAGTGTCGGTCTCGGATGGCACATCGTCGAACGAAATGGGCGCCGCTTCGCCGGCGTCAACGGACAAACGGGGTGCTACGCGGCATTCGCGGGCTTCAGCATGTCCAGCGGCACCCACGTCGTTGTCCTTTCCAACTCGGCGCGCAGCGTCGATGACATCGGCTGGCACCTCATCGATCCGTCTATTCCGGTCCAGACATCTTTTGTAGCCGAGCGAACCGAAATCGTCTTGGAACCATCGGGGCTGGACCGGTTCGTCGGCCGATATAACCTTTCGCCAACGGACGTCATCATAATTACGAGAAACGGCGACTCGTTGTGGGCCCGTATTTCCGGACTGGATTACCAACTATTCGCCGAGGGACGGCAGAGGTTCTTCATAAAGGCTGTAGACGCGCAACTTGCGTTTAACGTGGACGGTTCCGGCAATACCACGGGCCTCACACTGCGTTACGACGGCCGGAAGTTTACGGCCCAGAAGCGTCCATAAGCTCCATTACAGCTGTCTCGTACGTCCCGAGTAACGCCGCATTGGCGATCTGGCGGCGTCTCCGGATTTCTCGGCACTTGCCGAC comes from the Luteitalea sp. genome and includes:
- a CDS encoding tyrosine-type recombinase/integrase; translation: MWQEPRGGVQREEHWVIVDLVGKGGHGRTVPIPTWVKTTVDAWTAAADITHGPVFRASNKAGRVWGDGMSPKVLWDVVRAAATRAGIDKLAPHDLRRTCARLCHLAGGELDQIQFLLGHVSIQTTERYLGCKQKLRSAVNDRLGIEPDAA
- a CDS encoding cold shock domain-containing protein → MTGTIKTLRTEKGFGFISDGAGQEYFFHQSAIYGEGIDKLREGDSVEFDLGAAGPKGPRAENVRRTST
- a CDS encoding serine hydrolase; the protein is MPRILGRAPSVIVVLILVFPGCVPGHDERQPERQQPDDATIRDILAKRVDAKQSVGITVGIHNLQTSRFISFGTFNGPGTSAVSEETIFEIGSITKTFTATVLADMVSRGEVALDDAVARYLPPQVRLPSRNGKQITLLDLATHTSGLPAFPANMEPADSGNPFADYTQQQLYAFLSSHELARDPGEQYQYSNLGMALLGHVLARRTGMTYEALVLERVLRPLDMNDTWIALTPALRLRFAPGHDASLTLQKSWDMPALAGSGAFRSTARDMMKFLSAYSRPAGTSLERVAPLALEPRRPAEDASVSVGLGWHIVERNGRRFAGVNGQTGCYAAFAGFSMSSGTHVVVLSNSARSVDDIGWHLIDPSIPVQTSFVAERTEIVLEPSGLDRFVGRYNLSPTDVIIITRNGDSLWARISGLDYQLFAEGRQRFFIKAVDAQLAFNVDGSGNTTGLTLRYDGRKFTAQKRP